The Betaproteobacteria bacterium genome contains the following window.
CGCCTTGTTGTCGCTGTCGGTGAAGTCCTCGATCCGGCCGTTTTTCTCGAGCTGGGCGATATAGGAAACGAGCTCGTCGGTGGCGAAATCGTCGCCGCGGAAGAGCCCGGCGATCTGGGCAAAGATGCTGCGCCGCTGCAATCGCGGCCTGTGGCCGATGCTCGACGGCCGCACGACTGCCGCGCCAGCGAGCGCTGCGGCACTCGCGCGATCCGCCTCGTGCTCGCAAGCCGTACTCTCTTCGCTCACCGCCTGCACGGCATCGCTTGCCACGTCGCGCTGCTGAATGACGTGGGCAAGCTCGTGCGCAAGCAGATTGCGCCCCGTGCGCGTGTCGGGCGCATAGTGATTGCGGCCAAAGACGATGTGCCGCCCCACGGTGTAGGCCGCGGCGCTTGCTTCACGCGCGCTCTGCGCCGCGGCAGTGTCGGTGTGCAGGCGCACG
Protein-coding sequences here:
- a CDS encoding DUF4157 domain-containing protein; the protein is MGAERATVAKPDARSGVQHAATPEHAPSAMLRGLESAGTPLPAKLRSFFEPRFGFDFAGVRLHTDTAAAQSAREASAAAYTVGRHIVFGRNHYAPDTRTGRNLLAHELAHVIQQRDVASDAVQAVSEESTACEHEADRASAAALAGAAVVRPSSIGHRPRLQRRSIFAQIAGLFRGDDFATDELVSYIAQLEKNGRIEDFTDSDNKA